A single genomic interval of Acidovorax sp. 1608163 harbors:
- a CDS encoding porin encodes MKKIQLTGLALATLAACAPTWAQSTVTIYGAVDAAVGKDFQVDATQIQSGKIGLQSSSRVNLQDSYLGFKGAEDLGGGLKVGFQLEQKLDASNGAADPEGAFARASNIWLGGSWGRLTLGRGTTPSYNAMASWDLMGGGNHSIANKSFGSVGFNNLKRQSNQVSYRTPQIGGVVIEAAYVPKDENQFAGLNRSKVDLGATYEAGPLTVGAAYNKTSGLGANFALGAKYQYQNLEFASAYYQSRNGAFYQDGTLRLVPNAVAEVSGVTLGVKANWNNFSAGLDVARETKDEYVVGGVRFDNNKKYTHAVVSGVYSLSKRTQAYFNYVRWVGISGYGIGLSHSF; translated from the coding sequence ATGAAAAAGATCCAACTAACTGGCTTGGCTTTGGCTACTTTGGCGGCATGCGCTCCTACTTGGGCGCAATCGACTGTGACGATTTATGGTGCGGTGGATGCTGCAGTGGGGAAGGACTTTCAAGTGGATGCTACTCAAATCCAATCTGGAAAAATTGGGTTACAGAGTTCCTCAAGGGTCAATCTTCAAGACAGTTATTTGGGATTTAAAGGTGCGGAGGATCTAGGTGGCGGGTTGAAAGTCGGATTTCAGCTGGAACAAAAACTCGATGCATCGAACGGTGCTGCTGATCCTGAGGGTGCGTTTGCAAGAGCTTCCAATATTTGGCTGGGCGGGTCGTGGGGTCGTTTGACGCTGGGTCGCGGCACAACTCCCAGCTATAACGCTATGGCTTCTTGGGATTTAATGGGTGGTGGCAATCACTCGATTGCGAATAAATCTTTTGGAAGTGTTGGTTTTAATAATCTCAAGCGACAATCTAACCAAGTCAGCTATCGGACTCCACAAATCGGAGGGGTTGTCATCGAAGCTGCTTACGTGCCGAAAGATGAAAATCAATTTGCTGGCTTAAATCGAAGTAAAGTCGACTTGGGTGCTACTTATGAGGCTGGACCTCTTACTGTTGGTGCTGCTTATAATAAAACTAGTGGGTTGGGTGCAAATTTTGCTTTGGGTGCGAAATATCAGTATCAAAATCTTGAATTTGCAAGCGCGTACTATCAGTCGCGCAATGGCGCTTTTTACCAAGATGGGACGCTCCGCTTGGTTCCAAATGCAGTGGCTGAGGTTAGTGGCGTCACGTTGGGGGTGAAGGCTAATTGGAATAATTTCTCCGCTGGTTTGGATGTTGCTAGAGAGACTAAGGATGAATATGTTGTTGGAGGGGTGCGTTTTGATAATAATAAAAAATATACGCATGCTGTAGTTAGTGGTGTTTACTCTTTGTCTAAGCGTACGCAGGCGTATTTCAACTACGTTCGCTGGGTTGGTATAAGTGGTTATGGCATTGGGTTGAGCCACAGTTTTTGA